The following is a genomic window from Elusimicrobiaceae bacterium.
CCCGCCTGAGCGCGTGTGGCGAGCCGCGCTGGCTCAACAGGGCGGAGCTGCTGGATTTCCTTGCCGGCGCGCAGTTTCCTTTTTACTGCGTGGGCCGTGCGGAATGTGGCGCCGCGCTCGGCACGGTGCTGCCGCGGGGCTATGCGCTCGCGCCGGAGAAGGACTGCCGGCTTGATCCCGCCGCGCTGGCGGAGTTCGCGGCTGGTCTGCCGGAAGCGGAAACGCCGGTCAGCCCGCTGTATCTCAAACCCGCGCGGTTTGAGCTGGCGGCACCCGGTTTATGACGGGCGCGGGTGTGACGGTTTGCCCTGCCCTGCCGGAAGATGTGCCGGGCATAACCGCGCTTGACCGCGCGGTCGTATTCGCCGGGCACTGGAGCGAACACGGATACCGGGAGCTTCTTGATAACAGGCTGGGCGTGCTGCTGAAGGCCGAACTGGACGGTGTGCTGGCCGGTTTTCTGGCCGGCCGCATTATTCCGCCTGAAGCGGAGCTGGACAATATTGCCGTGCCGGATTTTCTGCGGCGGCGCGGAGCGGGCCGCGCCCTGCTGGCTGAATTCATCAAGCAGGCACAGAAAGCCGGCTGCTCGGCGATTTTTCTGGAAGTGAATGAGCGCAACTCCGGCGCGCTCGAGTTTTATGGCCGGACTGGTTTCCGGTCAGTCGGACGCCGGCCGAAATTTTACTCCGGTATTGACGACGCGATCCTGATGAGGTGCGAGTGTGAATAAATTTTTGCGGATATTGCTGACCGCGGCGTGTGTTGCGGTGGCATGCCAGCGCCGCGCTTTGTGCGCAGCGGCTGACGAGCCGGAACTGATGCATGCTGCCAAGGGCGCGGAAATAGCGGTTTCCGCTCCGGCGCCGGTAGCGCCGGACGCCTATGCGCTGTATGTGGACGGCGTGCTCAAAGAAAGCGAAGGGAAGTACGGCGACGCGCTCGCGCTTTACGAGCAGGCCCTTGCGCTGGATCCCAAGGCTACGGAAGTGTATCGCGACGCGATCAAAGCCGCCATGCGCACCGGTAAAATGGATGTCGCGCAGCGCTGCATGACGGAGCTTTTAAAGCTCCAGCCCGACAATGCCGGCAATCTTGCACTTTCCGGCATGGTGAACTGGGGGCAGGGCCGCATTCCGGAAGCTGTTGCCGATTATGAAAAGGCGCTCTCGCTGGAGCCGGACAATAGCGACGCGCTTTACCAGCTGTCGCTGCTTGTGCGCGATTCCGAGCCGAAGCGTTCGCTTGAGTATCTTGTGAAATACTCCGAGCTTAACGACCAGGACAGGCCGCGTGTCTATTATGAAATAGCGGTGCTCAAACTGCGCCAGAATGACACCGCAGGCGCGGAGGAATATTTTAAAAAAGCGGCGGCCCTGAGCCCTGATTTTCTGCAGCCGCGCTACGCGCTCGGGCAGCTGTATGAAGTGCGCAACGCCACCGCCGCCGCGATTGCCGTTTATAAAGAGGTGCTCAAGGCTGATCCGAAGAACGATAAACTGAATGTCAGGGTAGGCGAGCTGTATCTGGCTCTGGACAAGGTGCCGGAGGCGGAAGCCTGTTTCCGGCGCGGCGTGGAAATTGATTCCGCCAATCCCACGGCCAATTACTGGCTTGCCGCTATCGCCGAGGAGCGCAAGGATTACGCGGCGGCGGCCGAATTTCTGCATAATTCGTCCGAATATGAGAAAACGCCTTCGCTGGCGCTGCGGCGCAGCCTTTATCTGACCCAGAATCATCAGGTGCGGGAAGCGGTGAACGTGCTGAATGACGCCTACGGGAAATGGCCGGAAGTTTCGGATATAGGGTATTTTTATGCGCTCGGGCTGACGGATCAAAAGCAGTATGAGAAGGCGTTTGAGGTGCTGGCCGGAATCTGTAAAAGGGAACCGGACAATCTTGACGCGCTTGTCCAGCTCGGCGTAACGGCCGAGCGGCTGAACCGGATGGATGTGATGGAACAGTCATTTGACGCCGTGCTTTCAACCCGGCCGCAGAACCCGATGGTGCTCAATTATTACGGTTATGCGCTGGCGGACCGGGGCCTTAAGCTCGGGCAGGCGCAGGAGTACGTGGAGAAAGCGCTCGCGCTGGAACCGGACAACGGAGCCTATCAGGACTCGCTTGGCTGGATCCAGTTCAAACGCGGTCAGTATCCGCAGGCGCTGGCCAGTATCCTCAAGGCGGCGCGCAACAGCCCCTACGACGCGGAAATCTGGGCGCATATGGGCGCGGTGTACAGCGTGCTCGGTTCTTCGGGCCCGGCCTGGCTGTCGTACCGGACGGCGTATGTGCTGGAGCCGGCTTTGCCGGATCTTCAGCGGAAAGCGCAGGACGAACTTGACCGC
Proteins encoded in this region:
- a CDS encoding GNAT family N-acetyltransferase; this encodes MTGAGVTVCPALPEDVPGITALDRAVVFAGHWSEHGYRELLDNRLGVLLKAELDGVLAGFLAGRIIPPEAELDNIAVPDFLRRRGAGRALLAEFIKQAQKAGCSAIFLEVNERNSGALEFYGRTGFRSVGRRPKFYSGIDDAILMRCECE
- a CDS encoding tetratricopeptide repeat protein, giving the protein MNKFLRILLTAACVAVACQRRALCAAADEPELMHAAKGAEIAVSAPAPVAPDAYALYVDGVLKESEGKYGDALALYEQALALDPKATEVYRDAIKAAMRTGKMDVAQRCMTELLKLQPDNAGNLALSGMVNWGQGRIPEAVADYEKALSLEPDNSDALYQLSLLVRDSEPKRSLEYLVKYSELNDQDRPRVYYEIAVLKLRQNDTAGAEEYFKKAAALSPDFLQPRYALGQLYEVRNATAAAIAVYKEVLKADPKNDKLNVRVGELYLALDKVPEAEACFRRGVEIDSANPTANYWLAAIAEERKDYAAAAEFLHNSSEYEKTPSLALRRSLYLTQNHQVREAVNVLNDAYGKWPEVSDIGYFYALGLTDQKQYEKAFEVLAGICKREPDNLDALVQLGVTAERLNRMDVMEQSFDAVLSTRPQNPMVLNYYGYALADRGLKLGQAQEYVEKALALEPDNGAYQDSLGWIQFKRGQYPQALASILKAARNSPYDAEIWAHMGAVYSVLGSSGPAWLSYRTAYVLEPALPDLQRKAQDELDRIPKPERGGLYLKYLAQTQGGYEKYSALCNVTLETGGSGAQFKGIVDYEPGTGVTFSLTGPMFTPVWKAEISSAGAFRHDMAETMGVESEKLDAIARGMMRILSDYYGGAMFRAAAGRGAEFSSGWGGVSVETGDYVLGFSKQGDTLDSVKFSDGGEISLLLGDYGRFGLHMVPKYLEFRRFGFKVRVSVVKDNPSFSDNGGIIPK